In Phaseolus vulgaris cultivar G19833 chromosome 7, P. vulgaris v2.0, whole genome shotgun sequence, the genomic stretch AGGTTTGAATTCTAGTTCATACTTTTAGACTAGTTAGTTTGTTTGATAGATTACAGTCCCCCTCCTGCCATTTATTGCGTCGTACCATCCTGATTAGAGGGGATTTTGAGTAATTTGCATAATACCCGACTTGTTTTTTCCGTGTTACATTGAAATATGTGTTGTAAATGTGCGAAGagttaattgatttttattctCCAGTCTTTATATGATTATCTAATGGTTCTGGGTTTCTGGCCATTTTGCCAATACTAATACTGTCAACACGGCATATAAATTTTTTCTAGTGTATTATAGCATGGTAAAATTTTCTAGTACTACTCTAAGCTTGTGGTTTTCTCTGGCTCTTTTTTCTCGATTTTCCTTTTGGGCTGCCAAGTTTGCATTCAAGATATCTAACGAGTTATATGACAGAAAGCATGCTTGGAACCTTCTAACTTTGATAGAATATAAGCCTCTAAGATGTAATCCTATAAACTGAAAGCATTTGACTTTGTAATTGGTTTCCCTCAAATGGTTTTTTATCATTGTTTTTGTAGTataatctaattatttttttcctttttttaaaaaaatggcaGTCAATTGAATTCAAAGATATTGTCAAGATTGGACGCACTCATACTCAAGATGCAACACCTTTGACTCTTGGCCAAGAGTTTAGTGGGTATTCAACACAAGTAAGCTTGCTTATGTTTAGCTCGTGCTGTTTTGTAAAATACTGACACTACTTGGGGAGTGATTTCTCATTACCTTTTCCTTCATCTGCAGGTGAAGTATGGTATTGATCGAGTAATTAGCACATTGCCGCACATGTATCAGGTTAGACAAACAAATACAAAAGCTAATTGTTTGTTCTTTACTATTTTCTTTTGGAGTTCTGATTCTGACTAAGCAGAGATGTTACTTGATGAACAGCTTGCCCAGGGTGGTACAGCTGTAGGGACTGGATTGAATACAAAGAAGGGGTATGTGTGCTTTTCTGATAACTAAGTGGCggttcttatatatatatatttttttaaattttgatgttttgttttatttttgtaatttgttATTTGTTGTCTACCAAAATGAATTTGATAGCAGTTTTCGTTTTCATTCTGTTTAGTATATTCGCATAGTCCACTTTCTTACTGTCATTCAATACCAACAAGGAATGGACATTGCCTGGATTGACATGCATGATGCATGCACACATTTTCCACCACTGATTTCAATTTATTATGGATGTAGTTGTTGAAAATTGGATATTTTCTATACCCTCTGGAGACCATATGTTTGAGTTTGTTTTATTGTGAAAATAACTACTATCACCGGCCTTCCGTTCTGGGCTGAAGAATTTAACTtctaaagaaataaatttggaTAAACAGTGATAGTTTTCTGGATGAAATTCAGGTTTGATGCTAAGATAGCAGCAGCTGTGGCAGACGAAACAAATCTGCCTTTTGTTACGGCAGAAAATAAGTTTGAGGCCTTGGTTTGCTACTACAACTTTCCCCCTCCTTGTATTTAATGTGTCGTGTGATATTTCATTACGTCAGGTTCTTTCATTGAAGTTGCTTTGCACGCAGCAAAACATTGGCTTGTAGTGTGTAAATATTCTCCTTTTGCAGGCTGCCCATGATGCTTTTGTTGAAACCAGTGGAGCCCTAAACACCATTGCGGCTTCTTTGATGAAGATTGGTAATGATATACGGTTATTAGGAAGGTACGGTACTACTTATATGACACTGATTTTCGGATTGCTTTTTATGTTCAGGAGAAAATTAATCATATTCTTTTATGGTTTTTTTATTGCTATCCAAATATAGTGGTCCACGTTGTGGTCTTGGTGAACTCATTCTTCCTGAAAATGAACCGGGAAGCAGTATTATGCCTGTAAGATTTTCATGCTGACTGAATTTGTATTTGTTACACAAACCTGTTGTTTTCTTGTTACTTGCTATAgttcattattttatttgcCTGACAATTGGAATTTGACTCTAAGCCACAACCATATTCTGTTTCAGGGGAAGGTTAACCCTACCCAATGTGAGGCTTTGACAATGGTGTGTGCACAGGTAGACATCAATTGACCTCATTTTATTGAAGTACTTACTAATGAAGTACTGATTAGCAAAACAGTCTGTATGACTTGGTTATAAATCACACAGTTTGGTGACTTGAACTTTCTGAATTGGTGTCATGATTTATAAATTTCAGGTCATGGGAAACCATGTTGCAGTTACAGTGGGTGGATCAAATGGTCACTTTGAGCTCAATGTGTTCAAGCCAATGATTGCCAGTTGTCTCCTGCATGTATGTTTTGCATATACTATTTGTATTGTGTTATTTTTAATCTATCAATCACAGTGGAACTTCTGACTAGCTGTTATTTGGTTCAAATTTTGTAAGCGAAATTATAAAGCTTAGCTAGAAATTATTGCTTTGGCTGTTAGATTTAATGTTATAAAAAAGAAACTGAATTCTATTTTGTATACTTAAACTTGGACTTCTAAACTAGTCCAAGCTCACAAGGTTCATAGAAAACGAGATTGTTCAAGCAGCACTAAGCTTAATATACGGGTTGCGCAAGTTAATTTCTATATTGTCAGTTTGGCATCAGAAAATTTGTTATACAATATTAGTCAGATGGACTTGACTGGAAAGTTAGATGTTCTTTGGTATGTCAGTAAAATAGGAAATGGGGATGGAAGATGCTTTAGATACCGTTATGTTTTAGTATTCTTGTTTTCCGCTGTTCATGTGTCTGTGTGATGAGATGGTATATGGTGATGTCCCACAAAACGGAAGATAAAAATGGCTAGGGCTTGTGCAAACTAAGGATACCACGGTGGCTTTTATGGTTACTCCAAAATTTTGCAATATAAATTACTACTGTATTCCCTAAAAGATGTACTGATATGCCAAATCTTTATTTTGATTGAGATAGTCGCTGAGACTGCTTGGAGATTCATCTGCTTCCTTTGAAAAGAATTGCGTGAGAGGTATTCAAGCTAATAGGGAAAGAATTTCAAAATTACTGCATGAGGTGAGTTGCAGACTTATTTGAAACAAATCTCAGATGACGCCAGATAGATTTACACCCTTGTGCTAATTTACTGTGTTTACTTTTAATTCACCTTGCAGTCACTTATGCTTGTCACATCCTTGAATCCAGTAAGCTTCCTCTTGTCTACTCCTGTAACTTCGTAATTTTCAAATTGTTTTGAAACTGAGTCGAATCTGTGTCTGTTACAGAAAATTGGTTATGACAAAGCAGCGGCAGTGGCCAAGACAGCCCACAAAGAGGGGACTACTCTGAAGGTGACTATGatgccttttttatttttattttttttatttatgatgcCTTGTTATAATTGTTTTGCTGTTTATCTTGCTTATTTTGACctctttttaatattaataaaaattatgctAGCATGTATTAGTTCttaacaaattaaatataagAAGCATATTCTTTATACGAGTATCCTTGTAGACGCAGATCCATTTAGACTCATGTATTGTGGTTACCGTCATTAATTTTTGTGTTGTGCTGTTTATATGAGAGAACGGATTCCTTAATAAATTCTATGCTTTTCGTGGATGCCCAATAAATTGTGACTAAATATCGAAATTGAAATGATTGTTTAGGAAGCCGCACTGAAACTCGGAGTGCTGAGCTCTGAAGAGTTTGACAAGCTTGTGGTACCTGAGAAAATGCTTGGACCGTCCGATTGACTGGCTCGTAATGTTTTGACATTGAGGTAGAATTTTTTAGCCATACCCATTGACTGGATTGAGAAATGGCAATCCAATATTCAATAATTTTGGCTTCCTTAGTTGAGATTCCTGAGGGAAGAGCTCTTCCACATTTGTAACGGGACAATGTATTGCAGAAACGTCCTGACCCAAATAAAGggaaaaattttatttattttccttgcACTGTATTTGCAATGTTTTTTGGATTGCaaatttgtaataattttaaaacttttcatGTTTTTGTCTTGCTTAGGCGACGAATCTGTTAGTTGATAAAGAAGGAAAGGCGAGGTAAAACGGGTGTTTAATAATGTTTATATAGATACAAATCTTTAAGTTCGCTGTCATTTTTATTTCCCGTCATGTAGtgtgtttctaaaataatattttgtacaAGGATAGACAATGAATTGAGTGTGTTTTGCGGGTTTTACCTG encodes the following:
- the LOC137830236 gene encoding fumarate hydratase 1, mitochondrial, which codes for MALYAASRRLSTGSNSTTLLALRFASSSRSYSSSFREERDTFGPIQVPSDKLWGAQTQRSLQNFDIGGPRERMPEPIVRAFGVLKKCAAKVNMEYGLDPNVGKAIMQAAQEVAEGKLNDHFPLVVWQTGSGTQSNMNANEVIANRAAEILGHKRGEKVVHPNDHVNRSQSSNDTFPTVMHIAAAMEINSRLIPSLKTLHGTLNSKSIEFKDIVKIGRTHTQDATPLTLGQEFSGYSTQVKYGIDRVISTLPHMYQLAQGGTAVGTGLNTKKGFDAKIAAAVADETNLPFVTAENKFEALAAHDAFVETSGALNTIAASLMKIGNDIRLLGSGPRCGLGELILPENEPGSSIMPGKVNPTQCEALTMVCAQVMGNHVAVTVGGSNGHFELNVFKPMIASCLLHSLRLLGDSSASFEKNCVRGIQANRERISKLLHESLMLVTSLNPKIGYDKAAAVAKTAHKEGTTLKEAALKLGVLSSEEFDKLVVPEKMLGPSD